One Spodoptera frugiperda isolate SF20-4 chromosome 10, AGI-APGP_CSIRO_Sfru_2.0, whole genome shotgun sequence genomic region harbors:
- the LOC126911113 gene encoding zinc finger MYM-type protein 1-like — protein sequence MNIDKYIRTKNQELNVASTSAIQTNASAVEPLSGKSDGIATQEIVDEKSRSEGASCATITDAAQESVIDVQQIHVLDDVDTVVPNIADPATWPPIRNSKIIDHIINTGPLQTHCDDYPKNDTGRHFSNSHFIKKLANSETIQRRWLVYSISKDRVYCFCCRLFDSSSTSSLVSEGYNDWKHLSEMLKTHENSTSHKKFYLSWIETELRLKIGKTIDCQEQYLIKKETTRWNNVLSRLMHITLYLAENNMAFRGNSDKLYTPNNGKFLGLVQLLAKFDPVMQEHLRLAMKGDIADHYCGKDIQNELIELMGKKVKSEIISRAKKSKYYSIIADCTPDISHVEQLSLTIRFVDISSNDDKISVKEHFVEFLPVNQSTGEKLTEVIIDILNKHGLELNDCRGQGYDNGANMKGKNVGVQRRIQDINPLAVYVPCGCHSYNLVLCDAAKSSVKSVTLFGVLQRLFTLFSASVHRWKILTDSLGLYTLKKLSDTRWEARISSVKAVRYQISAIHDALITGLRRPGRNGKGF from the coding sequence atgaatatagataaatatatcAGAACAAAAAATCAAGAGTTGAATGTGGCATCTACATCTGCAATACAAACGAATGCATCGGCAGTAGAGCCTCTGTCTGGCAAGTCCGATGGAATAGCTACTCAAGAGATTGTGGATGAAAAATCCCGAAGTGAGGGAGCAAGTTGTGCTACGATTACAGATGCTGCTCAAGAATCTGTTATTGATGTACAACAAATACATGTATTAGATGATGTTGATACTGTTGTCCCGAATATAGCGGATCCAGCTACTTGGCCACCTATTCGAAATAGCAAAATAATTGATCATATTATAAATACCGGCCCACTGCAAACTCACTGTGATGATTATCCGAAAAATGATACAGGGCGACATTTTTCTAATtctcatttcataaaaaaactagcaAACAGTGAGACAATTCAGCGTCGTTGGTTAGTATACTCCATTTCCAAGGAtcgagtttattgtttttgttgccGGCTGTTTGATAGTAGCTCAACGTCGAGTTTAGTATCTGAAGGATATAACGACTGGAAACACTTGTCTGAAATGTTAAAAACTCACGAGAATAGCACTTCACATAAGAAGTTTTACCTTTCATGGATTGAAACTgaactacgtttaaaaatagGCAAAACAATAGATTGCCAAGAGCAATATTTGATTAAAAAGGAAACTACAAGATGGAATAATGTTTTATCTAGATTGATGCATATTACACTTTATTTAGCTGAAAACAATATGGCGTTCAGAGGTAATTCTGACAAATTATATACGCCAAATAACGGAAAGTTTTTGGGCTTAGTACAATTACTAGCTAAATTTGATCCAGTTATGCAGGAGCACTTGCGATTAGCTATGAAGGGTGATATTGCAGACCACTACTGCGGAAAAGACATTCAAAATGAATTAATAGAGCTGATGGGTAAAAAAGTGAAGTCAGAAATCATATCACGCGCaaagaaatcaaaatattattctattatagCTGACTGTACACCGGACATTAGTCACGTAGAACAACTTTCACTGACAATACGATTTGTTGATATATCATCAAATGACGATAAAATATCAGTAAAAGAGCATTTTGTAGAATTTTTGCCTGTAAATCAGTCGACTGGTGAAAAACTAACTGAagttattattgatattttaaataaacacggACTTGAATTGAACGACTGCAGGGGTCAGGGTTATGACAACGGGGCGAATATGAAAGGGAAAAATGTTGGTGTTCAAAGGAGAATTCAAGACATAAATCCCTTAGCTGTTTATGTACCTTGTGGCTGTCATAGCTACAATCTCGTACTATGCGATGCCGCTAAGTCTTCCGTAAAATCAGTGACTTTGTTTGGGGTACTTCAGAGGTTGTTCACATTGTTTTCAGCTTCTGTTCATCGATGGAAAATTCTAACCGATAGCCTGGGATTATATACTCTAAAAAAGCTCAGTGACACACGTTGGGAAGCAAGAATAAGCAGTGTCAAAGCAGTTCGTTATCAAATTAGTGCCATCCATGACGCTTTAATTACAGGCCTACGCAGACCGGGACGGAATGGCAAgggattttaa